The stretch of DNA ATAACCTAAAGATTCTATAATTGCCATAGTTTGCCAACGATCTACTAGTCTAGGACTAACTTGTTCTACTTGAGCAATTAGTTTTAAAAGTTTTTGTTCGTTGGACATGGATTTAAGTAAAAAGTAAAAAGTAATTACTAATAGGTTTTAATTTTTAAACCATGAGCAATTACTTTAATAATTTGTAATAGGTATTTAAATGTTCTGATAAAAAAGTCTTCTGGGTGAATAATTTTAAGGAACGTTCCAAAGCTCTTTTCCCATATTGCGTCCGCTCTTCTTGGGGAAGTGAAAGTAATTGAAGTATGGCTTGAGCCATCTGTTCTGGTTCTCCTGCACGCACCATTAATCCTGTATCTGCGATCGCTTCTCGGACTCCTCCGACATCAGTAGCGACAATTGTTGCGCCAGAAAGCATGGCTTCGATGATGGCAAAAGGAAACCCTTCGGAAATACTAGACATGGCTACAACATCGGCTTCACTGTATGCCCGCCAGGGTTCACTGGTAAAACCAGCAAAATTAATCGTTTTTTCTAAATCATGTTGCTCTACTACTGCTTGACATTGAGCGAAATAGTTTTCATCAGAGGCTTTTCCGTAAAACCGAAATTCAACATCGGGAATCTGATCTCTGACAATTACCGCAGCTTTAATTAAGTCTAATTGACCTTTTAAGGGAAAGATTAAGCCCATATTCATTACTTGAGGGCGTTCTTTCTTGACAGGTGGTGTAGGATGAAATTTATTTGGATCTGCCCCGTTATAAATTACCTTGATTTTTTCTGGTGGTACTCCCCACCAACGTTCCCAACGGGCATTATACTCACAGACTGGAGCAACTAAATCGGCAAAATGAAAGTTAACTTTCACTACTGCCCCCATTAAGCGATACAAAAACTTGCGGACAAATAAGGAAGGAATATTTTGATTAAGGTTTAAATATTGCTCTCGAATATTAATGCCATGTTCGGTTAGTAAATAAGGCGTTCCGCGCTGTAATTTGGCAATCACACAGGGTAAACCACAAAATGCTGCTGCTGAAGAGTGAGTGATGTCTGTTTCTGGTACGGGTACGTGAATGGCAATTAAAAATCGATATAACAATCGCATTGCTTCAGTTACTTCAGCTAGAGTTACTTCCACAAGAGAATCTTCTTGCTGACAATAATCCCAAACTAGATGCTTAAAAGTTGACCACATCCAAACCGAATTCATGGTTTTGTGATAGTCGTAATCTAGAAAATATTGGTGAATTCCCAACAGCAGTTTACCTAATGATTCTGCTTCTACTTCACTCAGTAATACCATCCGTAAAAAAGATTCAAACAGAGGAATAAATTTAGTTTGAATTAAACTAACGGTTACTTGCTGTTTACTTTTAAGAGCCAGAGAAAAAGGCGATCGCCAGGTGTATTCTACTGGATCATCTGTTCCCCACAATGGTATTTTGATAACTTCTAAAACGTTGGGTGATAATTCATAATTGATTTTTTGATAAGGATTAGCCACAATCGCTAATAGTTTAAAATCTATTTCTGGTAACTGTTGAGTTAACACATGACACCAGGTACTGACACCACCTTTAGCAAAAGGATAAGTTCCTTCTGTTGTCAGCAGTACACAAGGTCTAGCCAAGTTTACTTACCTCCCATAACTGTCTGGGGCAAAAATTGTACTTGAGCTAATTGACTAATAATTAAAGAGTTAGTCGGGTTGGCAAATTCTATTTCAACTAAATAGTCCAATTTTTCGGTAGGTAAAGGATTAACAGTCGCAATCTTACCCTCAAATTTTTGGGCTGTCACTCCCGAACCTATTTGAATTACTGCTGGTTGATTAGGACTCAAGACATTAATTAAACGAGAGTTTACTGCCACTTCAATTTTGAGTTGTTCTAATCTAGCTAACCCAATTACTGCATTACCACCATAAATTTGATCGCCAATGGTAACTGGTATTTCTGTTATTATTCCTGCTTCAGTTGCGGTAATGACTTGATTGATTTGAGGAATTTGATATTGATTAAGTTGGGCTGCTTGCTGTTTTAACAGTTCTAGTTTTTCTGTGGCTTGTTGATATTCAAGCTGAGCCTTTTGCTTCTGTTTTTCTAATTGTGCGATCGCATCTTGTTGTTCTTGAATCGCTAATTTTTCTTGTAGTTGAGATAATTCTGTTTGACTTTGTTCTAATTTAGTATTGGCATTCGCTGCTGCGATCGCTGTATCATAATCTGCCTTAGCTATTTCTAATTCTACCTGCGCTTGTTCTAATTGCTCTTGAGAAATTGCTCCCTGTTGATTAAGAGTATCTAAACGATTAAAACGTGCTTTGGCTCGTTCATACACAGCTTTAGTTCTCGGTACTGAATCTTGTCGTTGACGCAGAGGTAGTTTTTCTGCCTGACTTTGAGCTAGAGAAACCTGTAAATTTGCCTCAGCAATTTTCGCTCGTAAAGGAGCTAAATCATACTTAAGACGATTAATCTTTTGTTCTAAATCAAAAATTTGTTGTTGAGCAATCTGTTGTTGCTGAAATACTGCTTGTTGTTGCTGTTTGGTTGATTGCTGTTCTTGAATAATTTGTTTTTGCTCATTTTCTGCTGCTAAATTCTTGAGAGTAAGTAAAGTTTGACCAACTTCTACCTTCTCACCAACCTGTACGGAAATCTGATCTACCACACCAGGATTAATTGCTGCAATCTTAAAAGTCTTGGCTGGTTTTACCTTACCTGTAAACTGAGTCTGGGCAATGGTAGCAGATTGCTCCTCATAACTAAGCACGGGTAGGGGTTTTCTCAGCCATTGACGCATGACATAAATTCCAGTTGTGAGACTCAAAGCAACTATCAACCAAGCTAAGGTTTGCTTGAGACTATTTTGTGTTGTCCAAGGTTGAGACTCAATCGCTATAGGATTAGGAGAGGTAAGTACAATCTCTTCTTTGGTTAACGAAGTAGAAGTAAGTTTAGCTTTTCTCTGAAGAAGTACTTGAGAATGACTATCTAAGTTGTTTTGTTTGTGCTCAAGAGAGTCAACAGTTGATTTTTTAACCACAGGAAGTAATTTTTCAAATAATCCAGCCCCCATGTGGGTAAAACCTTTGTTAACAAATCTAATCGCTTGTTCTATCTCTTCGTCAGACGATCCCTTCAGTAAATATCCTGTCGCTCCAGCAGACATCGATTCTGTCACATATTTATCTTCATCATGACTACTAAGCACTAAAATTTTCGTCTCAGGACACTCTTCGGCAATTAGTTTTGTAGTGACCAAACCATTTAGTTGTGGCATTTCCAGATCGAGTAAAACGATATCAGGATGTAGCTCTTTAGCAAAAGCGATCGCATCTAGGCCATTGTTGGCAAGACCAATTAATTTAAAATCTGAAATTGAATTAACTAAACATTCAAGTCTAGCACGTACGAATTTTTGATCATCTACAATTAAAATTTTAATCATCACTGATATTTTAAATTATTAAAAATCAAGAGAATTTTTGGTTTAACAAAAAAATAGTTTTATTATTTGAATAAATAATTTAAAACTCAATTATTATTGGTTTAAACCAATTTTTAAGGTTTATTTGATAAATTTAAATACCTATTTGTATATTGATGAATTTCATCTGCAAGATTTTACTTACGTCAATACTAATTTGCCTTATGAACAGAAGATTTACATCAAGAATCAATAAAACTTAGATAAAGATTTGCCTAATTTTTTCTTAACTATCTCAACAATCAACTTATGTATCTGTCTCATCGAAAGGTAGCAGCATCCGCGATCGCGTATAGTTAAAATCTTAGAAATGTTATCCTATAAAGTTGAGCTAAAAATTACAATAGTGAAATCGTTATAGATTAATAATCAATGAAAAATCCAGCGTTAAATCAAGAACCTCGTTACGAACCAGCTATTGTTATTCCTTTAAAACAAGAAGCTTCCTTAATCGATTGGTTAAAGGCAAATAATCGACTAATTGCTCGTGAAGCTGTAGAGAAGGATAGCTACAATGGTGATGATCCTGAAATCGATGAATTGATGGGTGGAGAAGAAGATTTTGAAGAAGATGATGATTTTGATGATTTAGAAGAGTAGATCGAGTTGCAATCTATTGGAGAGCAGATTAGAATAGTCAGGCATTTACGGGGATAAGCAAATTGTGAATGCTAAACTATTCTCTCTAAGAAATTTCAAAAATCCTTCTGGGATTACTCTGCTTCTATTACTTATTTCGATCTTAAGCGTTGTGGCACTAGCTTTTGATTGGACTACCAATAGATTTACTTTATTAACCAATCAACTTACTCTGCCTCTTCTTACTTGTGCCTTGATCACAAGTGTTTTAGGCTATTTTACAGTGCCAATTTTACGCAGGTTAAAAACAGGACAAATCATTCAAGAAGATGGTCCCAAAACCCATCTTAATAAAGCTGGTACTCCGACAATGGGGGGTATTTTTTTTATACCTGTAGCAGTGGTACTCGCTTTAATTTGGGCAAATTTTACACCTGAAGTAATTGCAGTTGCTTTATTGACTCTAGCTTACGGTGCGATCGGTTGGTTTGATGACTGGCAAATTTTAATACAGCAATCTAATAAAGGCATTTCTCCCAGAATGAAATTAACTTTACAAATTGCCGTAGCATTATTGTTTTGTATTTGGCTGATTTGGTATGAACCAGCTAATATTACCACTGTAGCTTTACCTGGAGGAATTAATCTTTCTTTGGGGTTACTTTTCTTGCCTTTAGCTGGATTTGTCCTAGCAGCAGAAAGTAATGCTACCAATTTAACCGATGGTGTAGATGGTTTAGCAGCAGGAACAGGTGCGATCGCATCTTTGGGATTGGGTATTTTAATTGCTGCCCAACATCCCGATTTAATGCTCTTCTGTGCTTGTTTAGCAGGTGGTTGTTTAG from Stanieria cyanosphaera PCC 7437 encodes:
- the pelF gene encoding GT4 family glycosyltransferase PelF — translated: MARPCVLLTTEGTYPFAKGGVSTWCHVLTQQLPEIDFKLLAIVANPYQKINYELSPNVLEVIKIPLWGTDDPVEYTWRSPFSLALKSKQQVTVSLIQTKFIPLFESFLRMVLLSEVEAESLGKLLLGIHQYFLDYDYHKTMNSVWMWSTFKHLVWDYCQQEDSLVEVTLAEVTEAMRLLYRFLIAIHVPVPETDITHSSAAAFCGLPCVIAKLQRGTPYLLTEHGINIREQYLNLNQNIPSLFVRKFLYRLMGAVVKVNFHFADLVAPVCEYNARWERWWGVPPEKIKVIYNGADPNKFHPTPPVKKERPQVMNMGLIFPLKGQLDLIKAAVIVRDQIPDVEFRFYGKASDENYFAQCQAVVEQHDLEKTINFAGFTSEPWRAYSEADVVAMSSISEGFPFAIIEAMLSGATIVATDVGGVREAIADTGLMVRAGEPEQMAQAILQLLSLPQEERTQYGKRALERSLKLFTQKTFLSEHLNTYYKLLK
- a CDS encoding response regulator; this translates as MIKILIVDDQKFVRARLECLVNSISDFKLIGLANNGLDAIAFAKELHPDIVLLDLEMPQLNGLVTTKLIAEECPETKILVLSSHDEDKYVTESMSAGATGYLLKGSSDEEIEQAIRFVNKGFTHMGAGLFEKLLPVVKKSTVDSLEHKQNNLDSHSQVLLQRKAKLTSTSLTKEEIVLTSPNPIAIESQPWTTQNSLKQTLAWLIVALSLTTGIYVMRQWLRKPLPVLSYEEQSATIAQTQFTGKVKPAKTFKIAAINPGVVDQISVQVGEKVEVGQTLLTLKNLAAENEQKQIIQEQQSTKQQQQAVFQQQQIAQQQIFDLEQKINRLKYDLAPLRAKIAEANLQVSLAQSQAEKLPLRQRQDSVPRTKAVYERAKARFNRLDTLNQQGAISQEQLEQAQVELEIAKADYDTAIAAANANTKLEQSQTELSQLQEKLAIQEQQDAIAQLEKQKQKAQLEYQQATEKLELLKQQAAQLNQYQIPQINQVITATEAGIITEIPVTIGDQIYGGNAVIGLARLEQLKIEVAVNSRLINVLSPNQPAVIQIGSGVTAQKFEGKIATVNPLPTEKLDYLVEIEFANPTNSLIISQLAQVQFLPQTVMGGK
- a CDS encoding DUF3134 domain-containing protein, with translation MKNPALNQEPRYEPAIVIPLKQEASLIDWLKANNRLIAREAVEKDSYNGDDPEIDELMGGEEDFEEDDDFDDLEE
- the mraY gene encoding phospho-N-acetylmuramoyl-pentapeptide-transferase, with protein sequence MNAKLFSLRNFKNPSGITLLLLLISILSVVALAFDWTTNRFTLLTNQLTLPLLTCALITSVLGYFTVPILRRLKTGQIIQEDGPKTHLNKAGTPTMGGIFFIPVAVVLALIWANFTPEVIAVALLTLAYGAIGWFDDWQILIQQSNKGISPRMKLTLQIAVALLFCIWLIWYEPANITTVALPGGINLSLGLLFLPLAGFVLAAESNATNLTDGVDGLAAGTGAIASLGLGILIAAQHPDLMLFCACLAGGCLGFVVYNRNPATVFMGDTGSLALGGALAGVGILSNNLWGLFIVSGLFFVESLSVIAQVSYYKATKGRDGKGKRLFKMAPIHHHFELSGWTETQVVGAFYLMNTLLVLLAYFVSYN